The sequence GGAACCGCACCTGTCCATAGAACTGAAATCACGGCTTGAGCGTCTGCTGAAACAGCCGGAACAGTGAGCTGAGAAGGGCTGCCGAGTCAGTTGAACGGCACCACGAAACTGGCACTGGGCGTAAGGCAAGCGAGGCAAACGCAACTGGGATGCTGTTTTCTAATTGTCCGACTGCTCCCTTCATCCACACACCGTCCACCGCCAAGGGAAAACCCCTTTTCCGCGCGTCCGCTTGTTCAGTAGCGCAGCACGCACACCGGCCTTGAGGTTGCGTAATGATGATTCGGGCAATCACACGACCCTCCACACAGGACGCACTTCCGACTCTGCCTGAATCCTAGCGAATCGTTTACCGGAGGAAATCTTGTTTAGCTGCCGGTTTGCGCTGCCTGGTAGCTGAAACGGGCTGAAGCAGAGGCTCTAGGAAAGCGCATCGTGCATCTAGAGACCATAAGCGCGGAGAGACATGATAGAATACTCGAGTACGAAACCAAGCTCGAGGAGGGAAGACGACAGAGCCAAGTAGGGGCTTCTCAATCCTAGAAAAGATGGCGCCCAGACGTGAGTTGCACACGCCCACATCGCACCTAGCGAATCGAAGCCGTTCCAAGTCCTCCGCTGGAGCTTCGCCGCAGAAATAACGCTAAATTGGTGGCAGACCCCGGCGACGAATAAACGAGGCCTTTGTAGCTGCGGACGACATCGGATTGTATCTGGCTCACGCGCACCCCTCCCAAGACGCACTTGGTCTGAGCTGCACTGCAAGCGTGCTCCGTGTGCGCACCATAAATACCAGCTCGTCGCGTTTTGACGCTTGTCTACAGGCTGCCCTAGAAGAGAAGGACACCGAAGCACGAAGGCTGAAATTGGCAATTGAAGACCAGCAAGAGGTAGGGAACGACTGCCGTCTAACACGAGCTGTGCACGCGGCCGTTCCAACTTGACCACTAGGCCACTCACGGCAAGAGACTGTCGCCCAATCCACTTTGTTGACGCGCATTACTATCGCGTCTTTTCCTTGAACTGGCATGCGCAGATGTTCGCTGCCGAGCTTCGCTCAAGAGACAAAACGGCCCTCGATCTGTCGAATCAACTGAAAGAAGCCCAGCAGGCCACCGAGAAACTTCGAGAAGGGAATGAACAGCAAGTAGAAGCCATAGCGGCGAAAGTGAAGCAGGCCCTTTGGGCCAAAGACGAAACCATACGCGAACTCCGCGAGGAGATGGCCGCGCTGGAAACAAAGGTACAGGAACTACCCGTGGGGCCAACCCGCGCAGGAGGGAGTTTTCGGTTTTCGAAATGACTTAGCGCTGCAGTGGTCGCATATGCGCCCGAAGCCTGCTTGGCGCGACCCCAACGCCGCTGTCCTCacctgcgcatgcatcctTTCTAGGTTGGTCACTTCCGAGACATGCTCCGGAAGCAGAGGGAAGATCTCCTCGCGCCGTGCAACTTCGCCATTGAGGACGAGACGACGCACATCACCCTGGCGAACGCCTCGAGTGATGGCTTAGAGTCAAAACAGCCGCCGTTCCCGCCTGAGGACGCCGGGAAatctgcgcaggcgtctcaCACCCcgtcgcgccgtccgcggaaAACTGCCTCCGCCCGGAAGTGACTACTCCATCTGACAACTTACACATATCGCACTGAACCGTTCGACAGCCGGCCGGAGCCAGCCTCAACTGCCTTCTTTTGTAACGAAGCGCTGTGCGATCTGGCCCagaggccgctcgcgctggaCGCTGGGTGAGACACGAACAGCTGTCGCGACCCTGCTGTGAAGCCACGAAAGTAGCATTCTCGTAGTCGCCTCGCTAGATTCTCGTCCGGCCCGCATTCGACACAAAAGTGCTTTTATGACTTCTTGGCTTCCGCGCGTGCGGACTTGACTGCGATTGCTCATGACATAAATGCTGTCATAAGGGCTGGTAGGTCTGCGTTTGCGCTGCCCGCGGCAATACACCGAAAGCGACAACGCGGTGTGCCTCTAATATCTTTTCGAGTGCTGCCCTACCCGCGCTACATCGGAGACGAACAAGGACAGAAGGGACTCGCAAGCCGCAAGCAGGAAACATGCTCACGTTCATGCGCCGCCACGCTCTGCATTGAACCCGTGCACGCTCCGTAGCTGTAAGGAGAAAATTAAAACGGAAATGATCCCTTTGTTGGCAGTTCAGTCCATCCTCCCTTTGAGACCCGCGCATGAAAACCGCAATTCACGAGACCCCATCTTCGGTACATATCTCCATTGTCTCGAACAAATGGGCGGCAAACATGCGGAGACTGGCCTGCCACCGGCAAGGCTCAGCAGGCACGCAGATCCACTCGATAGCGAGCACAGCGGCGGCTCGGGGACCGACGCTAGAAGAGACGACGGACGCCGACCTAGGCGATAAAAATGATGTACATGACGAAAAAGAAGGCCAGAAGGAGAAAGCCAAGAGACTGCATGCGTTGTtgttcctctgcagcgcaccGCACACCGACCACAAACACGCGAAAGACAACGAAGGGGATGACATTCGAACCCACGTCGGACCCACGTACAGTTTTTGGCGCATCTCTCCTGTCGACACATGTCTGACCGCTCCACGAGCGAGCCTCGGCAGGGCGAACGCGAAAACCCTCGCGAGCGCTCTTCGCCTGTATCCACGTATGCATGTCTCCCACACAAATCTACAttcacacatacacatatatacatatatatatatgtattcagATAGGGGCACGGGATCGCCGTCCCTCGTCCTTCTACGGCTTCGCAGTTTGGTCGGGCGGGTCTGCAGCGTGCGCCGTCGACGTcggagcgaggcagcagcctctccgcgccgcctcgcgatGCGTTACCTGAGAGAACCTGGTCTTGGCGATTCATCCCGGCGCTCCGTCGCTGAGTCCCGGGAGGGACGAACAGCCAGTCgaacgcggacgacgcggagaagttGCTCGCGCTGAGTCCTCCGCTGCCCCAAGTCACGCCGAGACCGAAGAAGGGAAACAAACTGAACGAAAAACttgcgccgccggagccgccCTGCAGTCAACAAGGAACCAAGCCCAGACAGACCAAACAACGCCACATGCGGAAAAGAAGTGGCAAAATACGTTGCCTCAGAAACTGACTCCACAAACACAGCAAGCGAGCACGGAAACGCGTCTAGCCTTGCGACGGGACAGAAACACCTCTTCGGCACACTTGCGGCGATACCCGTGGCGAGCGATGCCCCGTCAGACCCCTGACGCCAACGTCCCGCTGGCGAGGCACAAGAGCTCGCAAAGTTGCGCGTGGCACAGAACTACGCAGGAGGAGCGAAACATCCAGTGGACTCAAGCAGTCCGTGCAAGCTCTACCTACGACGCGAAATGACTGCATGCGTCGACAAACAATCTCCTGCACGATCGCTACCACGAAACaaacgaagcagaggaggcagcctGCTTGgctcgcacgcggcgcctgcgtgaaCGAAGAGTGACCCCCAGAGCCCGTTCGCATATAGGTTCCATTGCGTCTACACGAAGCAGAATCAGAACAGCGATCCCGATGGCCTCACTCCAAAACCGAGGTCTgaacgccgctgcggctgaggCTCCGGCCGCTCCGCCCGTGGCCTCTCTGGCGTCGGCCCTGCGCTGCGAAGCGAGACACGCAAGAGAAAAGAACAGACATACGTCAACTGCAAGCGCTTCTCATCTCATGCGCCCCCTCCCGTATTCGAGTGAGACGTCTTCTGCCCTCGCATGCAGATTGAAGCGACGGAGCTGCAAATGCGCGGGTGAGCAGCCTTGCGGTccagtgtacgtacagcaaACAGAAGAAGCCGAAAGCACCCTCGTACCTCCCTCCTCTTGCTCCACGTCTGCCGTCACAGCGGCCCCTGCATACTCAGACGGCGCGGGAGAAAGGACCTCCGGCAGGAGCTCATTTTCGTCCGCAATCGCTAGCCGAACCCGCCAAAAAAATTCTTTCGTCGACAGAGTGCTGAAAACGCAACCTCCATTGCGGCGACTTACGCAGCGTCGCCTTTGtccggcgcgtcgcgagGATGCTTCTCAGCTCCGCGGCCGTAAATCGGAATGACGTTGCTCGTCGTCGTGTGGCCTTTGCAGACTGGGCACTCATTCGCTCCGCGCTGGAGCCAGGCGTGCAGACACCTCCAGCAAAACTGCGTTCGACGGGAagcagaaagcgagacacacgcaggAGAAATCGAGTGAAACCAGCAAAGCGCGTGTGCCGAAGCCGCAGCGAAACACACTGCGCACAAACCGCTcagaaaaacgcgaaaacCAGGtgagtctgcgccgcggagagtcgGTTCCCTTCTGTTCGCAAAACAGACGCCCCAGAAGATGTCCAGTGGAACCCTAGAAGAACTGCAGGACGAAAAGCGGAACGATATTGCTTGACATTCCCTGTTGACAGACATTTGGCTGCGAGaacggcagccgcggaagtTCCATGCTTCACCTTCGACTTGAGCCGCCACCGCACAAAATGGACTCCCtcccctgcgtctgcggtgTACGTCCACTCGATATGCCATGTCAGAGAAGCAGTTTCTCACCAGATGTCCGCACCGCGTGACGACGGGGTCGGTCGCTTCATCGAAACAGATATTGCATTCGAAACGGGTGTCCCCTCCCCTGTCGCgggacgaagacggcgcagccgatgctccagaagaggaggaagcgccaCTCGCTCGGTTGCGCAGGCTCGACTGCGTCCGCCCAACTCGATCCGCGTGCCCGGGATACACAATACTATAGGCGCTCGGGCGGGTGGAGGCCATCTcctcccttctctcctcgctctccgtccGGGAAGCGTCTCTGTCGGGTTGCGCACGCACATCCGATGGACCGCTCGcactctgcgccgcgtcccttccttcgccttcgcctgcctctctcagGCCGCCCGCTTGCGACTCCGCAcactctgctgctgcaggcggtgCGCCCTCTGccctttcgtcttcttgtgcaGCTTGGCTCCCACCCTCTGTGGACTCacacgcctctgcagcttcctcgcgtcctcctctctcaaGCCGTCGCCGGTCTCCGTCGCTCCTTTCTTCTGTCGCCATCTGGCGGCTCggctctccttcctcgcggtgcgctccgcctccctcgctctgAGTCGCCGCGTTGGCGGCACCAGCACTCAGGAACGAGCCTGACACATCATTCAGCGTTCCAGCAGGAtacgaggaggcagcggaatACGAAGATGTAGTGTCCAGAGAAGCGACAACATCCGACGGGACGGGGGGCGCGCCCTCAAGAGACacccctgcgtcgcccgcgcttgggcgcgaggaagccgcaaGATAACTTTCTTTTCGTGAGCCAgggacgagagagacaagaTGAGAAGCGTCTGCACAATGTGCATggacagacggcgaggacTGCCCTCCAGAAAAAGagccagaggaggcggctggCTCGTCGGCGGATGCAGGAGAGAGGCCCGAAGAAACCGAGCTTTCAGAGGAGTCTTCCATGGTATTGACAGCCGAGCTTAGTCATTTCTCGCCTTTTCGCATGACAGTTGCCCTTTTAACAAAGAGGATGGAACCGGAAGAGcacggaggaaggcgagaatCGAACGTCGAAAatccgcgctcgcgccagAAAGGCACACTTCCTCTCGCGGGTGGAGAACTCTCCAGACGTCCCCGAAAACCGCAGTGCGCGGCGAACAGGCGACGATGCAGAGCTGAAAACTCACTTAGCGCCTTGAGCTTTTCCACTTCAGCTCTGCACCGCTCCACATGGCAGTTGCCGTAAACGTACACCGGCCtggtgcagtaaaatgtaaacggcggctgtattatgacggtccaaaggtaggtaaatccttgtcggaTGTGTGCCAGCAGTCAGACCACTCTCGCCCCTCGTGGCCTTGTCGTTTCAGAGAGCCCCTCGGCGCTTTGTCCCAGGTCCCAGCAGCGGAAACCTGGAGCCGTTCCGGCAGAACTCGAAACCTCGTTACTCTCAAAGCAGAACCACAGGGAAAAGAGCGGAAGCCAGAGCGCCCGGTCCTGGTACGACGGCAAACAACCTGTTCCAGTCTTCCTTCCCTCAGAACCCCCTTCTTGCACGCGTGAGACTGAACACACAGGAACGGGTAGCCAACGAGGACTGTGCTCGCGACGATGACACAACAGGCCCCTGGACGGAGACGCGATAGACTCGACACTCCCAGGCGGACGATGAAGAACGGCAAAACGCGGGGTCACATTCCACACGCGGAAGTCATACGGGTCAGAGCGCACCTGCTCTTACAGACGGGAAACAACTCTAAATATATTATGGGATAAATGGAAAAGTTGCCATTGACTTGCAAGCCCCCTCGATGGACGGTCAGCACACGCCGTCCGCATGCAAGGTTTGCAAGGACGAACAAGGTTGCGAAAGAGAGCCGAAACAAACAGAAGGCAACGAGCTCTTCCAGAACTCAACGTGCGCAAAGAAAATCTCCAACGGGCTCGCGTACCACGTTACGCAATGACGGAGTAATTCTGTTACTCTGTTGAGAGCGAAGGAATTCAAGAAAAACGACAATAAAGCGCTGCGCCGAGTTCCCCCTTTCGAGCTGTGCTTACCTCGCCACAGaacgtctgcatgcgcccagCCCAGTGAAAGCCAGCGCAAACACTAAGCGGCACAAGATGCACTTCCCTCAATTTCGGCAAGCCGTCAGAGGCGAATCGTAAGCGCCTTATCCGTTAATTGTAGCGAGGCTGCGCAAGAAACCAGTTCAAGACAGCGCGGTACGACAAAGCCGGGGGGCTGCTGCACAACCCTGTAACCGTTAGCTGCTCACCCAAGCCTGTGCAGTTTCCTACACGCCCTGTAAAGCCGAACAGAGGCGTCGTTGCCGTTCTGGCCGTTCTGGCAAACCGCTCAAGCAGCGCGTGCTTTCCTCCGAGTACTTCGTTTGTGCCATCGGTCTTCAGACGGACATCTCCACTGTCGACCTGCAGAAGCGGCTCGCGTGGGGGCCAGGCTCCAGACCGCGTGAACCAGAGTGCTTTCTGCTGCGCTCTCCCTTTTTTCACGCAATTGCTCAGCTCCGATTCGGAACGCAGCGCGCATGGACAGATTTCATCGGGTCTCGCatcctcagtttaagttaaggagtcctttgtttacatgtcatgatattcgtacagcttgtatacaaatgttggtttttcaaatatacgctggataccactatacttaatgcacttaacaggatggtcatgaaaagcacaagagaactaaaactgccgcgcgctcgcggtgtGCCCACTCGCACGCGGCCCAGGGACGTAGTGTTTGGCGATTCTCAGTTGACAATTGTTGGCGGTACCGTGCAACACCCGTGTCACTCTGCAGTGCATCTGCCTACACGACAGTGCTTCTGCAAAGTCTCTAAACATAGTAGAAGACTTCCAGCGGGAGATGAACGAGCCCTACAGAAAGCGCTGTCTGTATATAGTTCTGAACACGAATTATGCCGTCCACTCGAGCCTGTGCACGTGCGTTACACCATCAGGAACTGAAGGAGTCGGGGAGCTGGGACCACCGGAAGagcctgcctccgctgcggctgggTGCGCTGTTACGCTGTGAAGGCTGCTTCCCGAAATGACAGCTGAGCTAATGGTGAAAATACGaacctcgcctctgcgttaTCTTGGACGGAACTGTGGAAGGCACAGGGAAT is a genomic window of Besnoitia besnoiti strain Bb-Ger1 chromosome IV, whole genome shotgun sequence containing:
- a CDS encoding zinc finger, C3HC4 type (RING finger) domain-containing protein (encoded by transcript BESB_056160) — protein: MEDSSESSVSSGLSPASADEPAASSGSFSGGQSSPSVHAHCADASHLVSLVPGSRKESYLAASSRPSAGDAGVSLEGAPPVPSDVVASLDTTSSYSAASSYPAGTLNDVSGSFLSAGAANAATQSEGGGAHREEGEPSRQMATEERSDGDRRRLERGGREEAAEACESTEGGSQAAQEDERAEGAPPAAAECAESQAGGLREAGEGEGRDAAQSASGPSDVRAQPDRDASRTESEERREEMASTRPSAYSIVYPGHADRVGRTQSSLRNRASGASSSSGASAAPSSSRDRGGDTRFECNICFDEATDPVVTRCGHLFCWRCLHAWLQRGANECPVCKGHTTTSNVIPIYGRGAEKHPRDAPDKGDAAAGPTPERPRAERPEPQPQRRSDLGFGGGSGGASFSFSLFPFFGLGVTWGSGGLSASNFSASSAFDWLFVPPGTQRRSAGMNRQDQVLSEEQQRMQSLGFLLLAFFFVMYIIFIA